In the genome of Rhodamnia argentea isolate NSW1041297 chromosome 3, ASM2092103v1, whole genome shotgun sequence, one region contains:
- the LOC115733305 gene encoding calcium-transporting ATPase 12, plasma membrane-type-like produces MSQKSFADDYLDIESQQENLPISTGKTPRRRWHWVSSVLEALWMLVSIANGTVRAAQGIESQQAIALINNGKTPRRRWRLVYLVLKALRVRVSTAYDPVMDQQPEIPELPNTREPEPTHELLINNGRNNHEATDLMLQIENVARMIMEKDLTSLQAFGGVQGIAEALNSDMVNGIPGHKEDLLCRHAAILKPESEAHNRRFIHFLRKSCNSCTILLLLILAILSLAFGIKEKGLRTGWYEGALTLGAVILIVMVHSVCEYRNESSRQLSRNQPWQNQELKFRVFRGGCPQTICISDVLFGDIVQLEKGDQVPADGLLIPTESLEVNDKADPIINDHNPFLFYGSKVTDGTGKMLVTSVGAETKLGNMLSRAQPSKMPPVEEQLRKLSTSTQIIGIVISIIIIVVSFLRFMVKKEYDNTGLPDFSGKSHTLKGLYEAIKRVALRPQGMLTMLASSLTLLLVGIAEGLPLAITIAITCWNKKCAIMFAQEPSTTATMASVTIICTDKMGGLTLIPQEVERCCIGGKDISEDSKISIHVLAAFWDGIGISSLIQENSRTSEDNSILSWAAEKWGLKMEIWKKRDSSIEFKQPTENENIVTALIGKDGGNGPRFLHCKGPATTILDSCSQFYDIEGNTRFMNTSKRKEIKGIIEQMQSKGLESVAFACKKVDDSKFDEGNLVMLGLLGLKKTSRQDTRTVIENFREAGIKVLIVSSEEVSTLKEIATSFGVIRPDADAWAIEGEVFRSISDKDRMDKADSIFVMGNSLPSDQLLLLSCLKDQGHTVAVVGNRTNDIPMLKAADVGLTFETGSTYIARKSADIVIKASNLTSISAIVKCGRCIYSNIRKFIQFQLPMTLAAGLVPLITNASYGSSPITTIQFHWAISVLTPLGGLALLMEPPGDMLMKKFAPGADKQLITKAMWVNIIIQTVYQTSLLATIQSKGPTMLGLSKEVTKTVMFNSFFLCQVFNKFNAREPEQINIFRGVRRSKWFWVGTVTALLLQATFLETAHAIAGDSKLTYTEWGMCLLVGIISWFIDLAGKCILLMIKKWVTKPAGSVVGDNRNLSSAVPEPTCNLELPQVMGKLDKVD; encoded by the exons ATGTCGCAGAAGAGCTTCGCGGATGACTACTTGGACATCGAGTCTCAGCAAGAGAACCTCCCCATCAGTACAGGCAAAACCCCGAGGAGACGGTGGCATTGGGTCTCCTCGGTCCTAGAGGCTCTCTGGATGCTCGTTTCGATAGCAAATGGCACTGTGAGAGCGGCACAA GGCATCGAGTCTCAGCAAGCGATCGCCCTCATCAATAATGGCAAAACCCCAAGGAGACGGTGGCGGCTGGTCTACTTGGTCCTAAAGGCTCTCCGGGTGCGCGTTTCGACTGCATATGACCCTGTGATGGATCAACAACCTGAA ATCCCAGAATTACCTAATACCAGGGAACCAGAGCCCACACATGAGTTGCTCATCAATAACGGGCGCAACAATCACGAAGCTACTGATTTGATGCTCCAAATTGAAAACGTTGCTAGGATGATAATGGAGAAGGATTTGACTAGCTTGCAAGCCTTTGGAGGTGTCCAAGGGATAGCTGAGGCTCTCAACAGTGATATGGTCAACGGAATTCCAGGTCATAAGGAGGACCTCCTTTGCCGACACGCTGCAATCCTTAAACCCGAGTCGGAGGCTCATAACAGAAGGTTCATCCACTTCCTCAGGAAATCTTGCAATAGTTGCACCATTTTGCTTCTCCTGATTTTGGCCATTCTGTCGTTGGCCTTTGGGATCAAAGAGAAAGGACTGAGAACGGGTTGGTATGAAGGCGCTCTTACACTAGGTGCCGTCATTCTGATCGTGATGGTCCATTCAGTTTGTGAATATAGGAATGAAAGTTCGCGTCAGCTGTCGAGAAACCAGCCTTGGCAAAATCAGGAACTGAAATTTCGTGTTTTCAGAGGGGGATGCCCTCAAACTATTTGCATCTCCGATGTCCTCTTCGGAGACATTGTGCAATTAGAGAAGGGAGACCAAGTTCCTGCTGATGGTTTGCTCATACCCACTGAATCCTTGGAAGTGAATGACAAAGCTGATCCCATCATCAATGATCATAATCCATTCTTGTTTTATGGTTCCAAAGTAACTGATGGTACTGGAAAAATGCTGGTGACCTCAGTTGGTGCCGAGACAAAGTTGGGAAATATGTTGAGCAGAGCTCAACCATCAAAAATGCCACCAGTAGAGGAGCAACTCAGAAAGCTGAGCACTTCGACACAAATAATCGGAATTGTCATCTCAATAATCATCATTGTTGTGTCGTTCTTGCGGTTCATGGTCAAGAAGGAATATGATAACACAGGCCTGCCGGACTTCTCAGGGAAGTCACATACTCTGAAGGGATTATATGAAGCTATAAAGAGAGTTGCCCTGAGACCACAAGGGATGTTAACTATGCTGGCTTCTTCACTTACTTTGCTACTCGTTGGAATAGCCGAAGGACTACCATTAGCAATCACTATTGCCATCACTTGCTGGAACAAGAAGTGCGCAATCATGTTTGCTCAAGAACCATCCACAACTGCCACCATGGCATCAGTCACCATAATCTGCACCGACAAAATGGGGGGACTTACATTGATCCCACAAGAAGTTGAAAGGTGCTGTATTGGTGGAAAAGATATCAGTGAAGATTCCAAAATATCCATCCATGTTCTGGCAGCATTTTGGGATGGGATTGGCATATCTTCTCTAATACAAGAGAACAGCCGAACCTCAGAGGATAACTCAATCCTTTCTTGGGCTGCAGAGAAATGGGGATTGAAAATGGAAATCTGGAAGAAACGTGACAGTAGCATTGAGTTCAAACAGCCAACCGAGAACGAGAACATAGTTACAGCATTGATTGGAAAGGATGGAGGTAACGGGCCTAGGTTCTTGCACTGCAAGGGACCTGCAACAACAATATTAGACAGTTGTTCACAATTTTATGACATTGAAGGGAATACAAGGTTCATGAATACAAGTAAACGGAAGGAAATTAAAGGCATTATTGAGCAAATGCAGTCAAAAGGTCTTGAATCCGTCGCATTTGCCTGTAAGAAAGTTGATGACTCCAAGTTTGATGAAGGCAATCTAGTGATGCTGGGACTGCTGGGGCTGAAGAAGACTAGCAGGCAGGATACAAGAACAGtgatagaaaattttagagaagCCGGAATTAAAGTACTGATAGTATCGAGTGAGGAGGTTTCGACACTTAAGGAAATTGCTACGTCGTTTGGAGTAATACGGCCTGATGCAGATGCATGGGCCATCGAGGGCGAAGTATTTCGGAGTATTTCTGATAAAGATAGGATGGATAAGGCAGATAGTATTTTTGTGATGGGGAATTCCCTCCCCTCCGATCAGCTCCTTCTGCTGAGTTGTTTGAAAGATCAAGGACACACAGTTGCAGTGGTCGGAAACAGAACAAATGACATTCCCATGCTAAAAGCTGCCGATGTGGGACTCACGTTTGAAACTGGAAGCACTTACATAGCAAGAAAGAGCGCCGACATTGTCATCAAGGCAAGCAATCTcacatccatctcggccatagtGAAGTGCGGAAGATGCATATACAGTAACAtcagaaaattcattcaatttcAGCTACCTATGACCTTAGCCGCGGGGTTGGTACCCTTAATCACAAATGCCTCTTATGGAAGTTCGCCTATAACGACGATTCAGTTCCACTGGGCGATCTCAGTTTTGACCCCTCTAGGTGGTTTGGCGCTTCTGATGGAGCCACCTGGTGATATGCTTATGAAGAAATTTGCACCAGGAGCAGATAAACAACTCATTACCAAGGCCATGTGGGTGAATATTATCATACAAACGGTTTACCAGACGTCTCTTTTGGCAACCATACAGTCTAAAGGGCCTACAATGCTCGGGCTTAGCAAGGAGGTAACCAAGACGGTGATGTTCAACAGCTTCTTCCTATGCCAGGTATTCAACAAATTCAATGCCCGAGAGCCTGAACAGATCAACATCTTCAGAGGGGTTCGTCGAAGTAAATGGTTCTGGGTGGGTACAGTTACCGCTTTGTTGTTACAGGCCACATTTCTTGAGACAGCACATGCCATTGCAGGTGATTCAAAATTAACATACACAGAATGGGGAATGTGTCTGCTTGTTGGGATAATCTCATGGTTCATTGACTTAGCCGGAAAGTGCATACTCCTCATGATTAAAAAGTGGGTGACAAAGCCAGCAGGTTCAGTTGTCGGAGATAACCGAAACCTATCCTCAGCTGTCCCAGAACCCACTTGCAATCTCGAGCTTCCGCAAGTGATGGGAAAACTGGATAAGGTGGATTAG
- the LOC125314284 gene encoding putative calcium-transporting ATPase 13, plasma membrane-type, protein MANGIPGHEEDLHRRRMAILKPKLEAHNRNFIHFLRKSCNSSTIFLLLSLDILSFAFRIKEKGLSTGWYEAAVILSAVILIVIVQSICESRNESSRQLSTNQLWQNQEPKVHVLRGGCRQTICISDVLLGDIVLLEKGEQVPADGLLIPTESLEVNDKADPIINDHNPFVFYGSKVTDGTGKMLVTSVGAKTKLGNMLSRARPSKRTPVEEQLRKLSNSTQIIGIVISIIIIVVSFSRFKLKKEYDNSGLRDFSGKSHTLKGLYEAIKRVALRPQGMLTMLTSSLTLLLVGIAEGLPLAITIAITCWNKRMLEGVNSQTRKQYQLTDLEQNPVEGTGKPSAKELQWKAIKVLCFELSFDPTHSLTEHNHYTAEMSRKQKYRHEFGTSTCKRAQLKHQSVS, encoded by the exons ATGGCGAACGGAATTCCGGGTCATGAGGAGGACCTCCATCGCCGACGTATGGCAATCCTCAAACCCAAGTTGGAGGCTCATAACAGAAACTTCATCCACTTCCTCAGGAAATCTTGCAACAGTAGTACCATTTTCCTCCTCCTAAGTTTGGACATTCTGTCATTTGCCTTTAGGATCAAGGAGAAAGGACTGAGCACAGGTTGGTATGAAGCGGCTGTTATACTAAGTGCTGTCATTCTGATCGTCATAGTCCAATCCATTTGTGAATCTCGGAATGAAAGTTCACGTCAGCTATCAACAAACCAGCTTTGGCAAAATCAGGAACCGAAAGTTCATGTTTTGAGAGGGGGATGCCGTCAAACTATTTGCATCTCCGATGTCCTCTTGGGAGACATTGTGCTATTAGAGAAGGGAGAGCAAGTTCCTGCTGATGGTTTGCTCATACCCACTGAATCCTTGGAAGTGAATGACAAAGCTGATCCCATCATCAATGATCATAATCCATTCGTGTTTTATGGTTCCAAAGTAACTGATGGTACTGGAAAAATGCTAGTGACCTCAGTTGGTGCCAAGACAAAGTTGGGAAATATGTTGAGCAGAGCTCGTCCATCAAAAAGGACACCAGTAGAGGAGCAACTCAGAAAGCTGAGCAATTCGACACAAATAATCGGTATTGTCATCTCAATAATCATCATTGTTGTGTCGTTCTCACGGTTCAAGCTCAAGAAGGAATATGATAATTCAGGCCTGCGGGACTTCTCAGGGAAGTCACATACTCTGAAGGGATTATATGAAGCTATAAAGAGAGTTGCCCTGAGACCACAAGGGATGTTAACTATGCTGACTTCTTCACTTACTTTGCTACTAGTTGGAATAGCCGAAGGACTACCATTAGCAATTACTATTGCCATCACTTGCTGGAACAAGAGGATGCTAG AAGGCGTTAACTCTCAAACACGCAAGCAATATCAGCTTACAGATCTTGAACAAAACCCAGTAGAAGGAACTGGCAAACCATCGGCAAAGGAACTTCAATGGAAGGCGATCAAAGTCCTTTGTTTCGAGCTTAGCTTCGATCCAACTCACTCGCTAACTGAACATAACCATTATACAGCAGAAATGTCGAGAAAACAGAAGTACAGACATGAATTTGGAACTAGCACCTGCAAGCGAGCTCAGTTGAAGCACCAGTCGGTCTCATGA
- the LOC125314285 gene encoding putative calcium-transporting ATPase 13, plasma membrane-type has protein sequence MIMEKDLTTLLGVGGVQWIAQVLKSDMANGIPGHEEDLHRRRMAILKPKLEAHNRNFIHFLRKSCNSSTIFLLLILDILSFAFRIKEKGLSTGWYEGAVILSAVILIVIVQSICESRNESSRQLSTNQLWQNQEPKFHVLRGGCPQTICISDVLLGDIVLLEKGDQVPADGLLIPTESLEVNDKADPIINDHNPFLFYGSKVTDGTGKMLVTSVGAETKLGNLLSRAQPSKSTPVEEQLRKLSTLTQIISIVISMIIIVVSFLRFMLKKEYDNSDLPDFSGKSHTLRGLYEAIKRVALRPQGMLTMLTSSLTLLLVGIAEGLPLAITIAITCWNKTCAIMFAQEPSATATMASVTIICTDKTGGLALIPQEVERCCIGGKDISEDSKISIHVLEAFSDGIGILSLIQENSQPSVDNSILSWAAEKWGLKMEIWKKRNGIIEFKQPTENKNIVAALIGKDGGNGPRFLHCKGPATTILDRCSQFYDIEGITRFMNISKRMDFEGIIEQMQSKGLESVAFACKKVDDCKSDEGNLVMLGLLGLKKTSWEDTRPVIENFREAGIKVLIVSSEEVSTLQEIATVFGVIWPDADTQAITGEGFRSISDEDRMDMAARISVMGNSLPSHQLLLLSCLKDQGHTIAVVGNKTNHIPMLKAADVGLTFETGSTDIARKSTDIVIKEGNLTSILAIMKCGRCLYSNIRKYIQFQLTMTLAAGLVPLITNASYGRSTITTIQFHWVISVLTPLGGLALLMEPPGDMLMKKFAPGADKQLITKAMWVNIIIQTVYQTSLLATIQSKGPTMLRLSKEVTKTVMFNSFFLCQVFNKFNAREPEQINIFRGVRRSKWFWVGTVTALLLQATFLETAHAIAGDSKLTCTEWGMCLLVGIISWFIDLAGKCILLMIKKWVTKPPGSVVGDNRNLSSAVPEPACNLELPQVMEKLDKVD, from the coding sequence ATGATAATGGAAAAGGATTTGACTACTTTACTAGGAGTTGGAGGTGTCCAATGGATAGCACAAGTCCTCAAGAGTGACATGGCGAACGGAATTCCGGGTCATGAGGAGGACCTCCATCGCCGACGTATGGCAATCCTCAAACCCAAGTTGGAGGCTCATAACAGAAACTTCATCCACTTCCTCAGGAAATCTTGCAACAGTAGCACCATTTTCCTCCTCCTAATTTTGGACATTCTGTCATTTGCCTTTAGGATCAAGGAGAAAGGACTGAGCACAGGTTGGTATGAAGGGGCTGTTATACTAAGTGCTGTCATTCTGATCGTCATAGTCCAATCCATTTGTGAATCTCGGAATGAAAGTTCACGTCAGCTATCAACAAACCAGCTTTGGCAAAATCAGGAACcgaaatttcatgttttaaGAGGGGGATGCCCTCAAACTATTTGCATCTCCGATGTCCTCTTGGGAGACATTGTGCTATTAGAGAAGGGAGACCAAGTTCCTGCTGATGGTTTGCTCATACCCACTGAATCCTTGGAAGTGAATGACAAAGCTGATCCCATCATCAATGATCATAATCCATTCTTGTTTTATGGTTCCAAAGTAACTGATGGTACTGGAAAAATGCTGGTGACCTCAGTTGGTGCCGAGACAAAGTTGGGAAATTTGTTGAGCAGAGCTCAACCATCAAAAAGTACACCAGTAGAGGAGCAACTCAGAAAGCTGAGCACTTTGACACAAATAATCAGTATTGTCATCTCAATGATCATCATTGTTGTGTCGTTCTTGCGGTTCATGCTCAAGAAGGAATATGATAACTCAGACCTGCCGGACTTCTCAGGGAAGTCGCATACTCTGAGGGGATTATATGAAGCTATAAAGAGAGTTGCCCTGAGACCACAAGGGATGTTAACTATGCTGACTTCTTCCCTTACTTTGCTACTAGTTGGAATAGCCGAAGGACTACCATTAGCAATCACTATTGCCATCACTTGCTGGAACAAGACGTGCGCAATCATGTTTGCTCAAGAACCATCCGCAACTGCCACCATGGCATCAGTCACCATAATCTGCACTGACAAAACGGGGGGACTGGCATTGATCCCACAAGAAGTTGAAAGGTGCTGTATTGGTGGAAAAGATATCAGTGAAGATTCCAAAATATCCATTCATGTTCTGGAAGCATTTTCGGATGGAATTGGCATATTATCTCTAATACAAGAGAACAGCCAACCCTCAGTGGATAACTCAATCCTTTCTTGGGCTGCAGAGAAATGGGGATTGAAAATGGAAATCTGGAAGAAACGTAACGGTATCATTGAGTTCAAACAGCCGACCGAGAACAAGAACATAGTTGCAGCATTGATTGGAAAGGACGGAGGTAACGGGCCTAGGTTCTTGCACTGCAAGGGACCTGCAACAACAATATTAGACAGGTGTTCACAATTTTATGACATTGAAGGGATAACAAGGTTCATGAATATAAGTAAACGGATGGATTTTGAAGGCATTATTGAGCAAATGCAGTCAAAAGGTCTTGAATCCGTCGCATTTGCTTGTAAGAAAGTTGATGACTGCAAGTCTGATGAAGGCAATCTAGTGATGCTGGGACTGCTCGGGCTGAAGAAGACTAGCTGGGAGGATACAAGACCAGtgatagaaaattttagagaagCTGGAATTAAAGTACTGATAGTATCGAGTGAGGAGGTTTCGACACTTCAGGAAATTGCTACGGTGTTTGGAGTAATATGGCCTGATGCAGATACACAGGCCATCACGGGCGAAGGATTTCGGAGTATTTCTGATGAAGATAGGATGGATATGGCAGCTAGAATTTCTGTGATGGGGAATTCCCTCCCCTCCCATCAGCTCCTTCTGCTGAGTTGTTTGAAAGATCAAGGACACACAATTGCAGTGGTCGGAAACAAAACAAATCACATTCCCATGCTAAAAGCTGCCGATGTGGGACTCACGTTTGAAACTGGGAGCACTGACATTGCAAGAAAGAGCACCGACATTGTCATCAAAGAAGGCAACCTCACATCCATCTTGGCCATAATGAAGTGCGGAAGATGCCTATACAGTAACATCAGAAAATACATTCAATTTCAGCTAACTATGACCTTAGCCGCGGGGTTGGTACCCTTAATCACAAATGCCTCTTATGGACGTTCGACTATAACGACGATTCAGTTCCACTGGGTGATCTCAGTTTTGACCCCTCTAGGTGGTTTGGCGCTTCTGATGGAGCCACCCGGTGATATGCTTATGAAGAAATTTGCACCAGGAGCAGATAAACAACTCATTACCAAGGCCATGTGGGTGAATATTATCATACAAACGGTTTACCAGACGTCTCTTTTGGCAACCATACAGTCTAAAGGGCCTACAATGCTCAGGCTTAGCAAGGAGGTAACCAAGACGGTGATGTTCAACAGCTTCTTCCTATGCCAGGTATTCAACAAATTCAATGCCCGAGAGCCTGAACAGATCAACATCTTCAGAGGGGTTCGTCGAAGTAAATGGTTCTGGGTGGGTACAGTTACCGCTTTGTTGTTACAGGCCACATTTCTTGAGACAGCACATGCCATTGCAGGTGATTCGAAATTAACATGCACAGAATGGGGAATGTGTCTGCTTGTTGGGATAATCTCATGGTTCATTGACTTAGCCGGAAAGTGCATACTCCTCATGATTAAGAAGTGGGTGACAAAGCCACCAGGTTCAGTTGTCGGAGATAACCGAAACCTATCCTCAGCTGTCCCAGAACCTGCTTGCAATCTCGAGCTTCCACAAGTGATGGAAAAACTGGATAAGGTGGATTAG